One region of Salvia miltiorrhiza cultivar Shanhuang (shh) chromosome 3, IMPLAD_Smil_shh, whole genome shotgun sequence genomic DNA includes:
- the LOC131016289 gene encoding F-box/kelch-repeat protein SKIP30-like has translation MSGLIEGLPDAVVLRCLARVPFHLHPKLELVSRSWREAIRSAELFRARREVNATEDFICVCAYDPDNLWQLYDPQHDLWITLPVLPSSIRHLAHFGVVSAAGKLFVLGGGSDAVDPLTGDQDGCFATDEVWSYDPMTREWTLRASMIVPRAMFACCVLDEKIIVAGGFTNCRKSITKAEIYDPEKDTWLSIPDLHQSHNSACTGVVIEGKVHILHKGLSTVQVLENIKQGWTVHDFSWLQGPMAVVKGKLYIMSHAQICKQERDSNKLIVSASEFRRRIGFAMIGLGDDIYVIGGVIGPDRLNWDIKVTSDVDVLTLGNERLVWRGVAPMTRCRGTILGCTHLRI, from the coding sequence ATGTCTGGACTCATTGAAGGTCTTCCTGATGCTGTGGTGTTAAGGTGCCTTGCACGGGTTCCTTTTCATCTTCATCCCAAGCTGGAACTTGTTTCACGTTCCTGGCGGGAAGCCATTCGCAGCGCCGAACTCTTCAGAGCCCGTCGAGAGGTAAATGCAACCGAGGATTTCATATGTGTGTGTGCATACGACCCCGACAATCTGTGGCAACTTTATGATCCTCAACATGACCTCTGGATCACTCTTCCTGTACTTCCCTCGAGCATCCGCCACCTTGCACACTTTGGCGTTGTCTCGGCCGCAGGAAAGTTGTTTGTGCTCGGTGGTGGTAGTGATGCTGTAGATCCTTTAACTGGTGATCAGGACGGGTGTTTTGCAACTGATGAGGTTTGGTCGTATGACCCGATGACCAGGGAATGGACCCTACGCGCGTCCATGATCGTTCCTCGTGCCATGTTCGCTTGCTGCGTGCTGGACGAGAAGATAATTGTTGCTGGTGGTTTTACTAACTGCAGGAAATCAATAACTAAAGCCGAAATATACGACCCGGAAAAGGATACGTGGCTTTCGATACCAGATCTCCATCAATCGCACAACTCTGCGTGTACGGGGGTGGTTATCGAAGGTAAGGTTCATATCTTGCACAAGGGTTTATCAACTGTGCAAGTGTTGGAAAACATCAAGCAGGGATGGACTGTTCATGACTTCAGTTGGCTACAAGGTCCCATGGCAGTTGTGAAAGGAAAGCTCTATATAATGAGCCACGCCCAGATTTGCAAGCAGGAGAGAGATTCAAATAAGCTGATTGTTTCAGCGTCCGAGTTCCGCAGGAGGATTGGCTTTGCGATGATAGGGTTGGGAGACGACATTTATGTCATCGGAGGCGTGATCGGGCCGGATAGACTCAACTGGGACATCAAGGTGACGTCTGACGTGGATGTGCTGACGCTCGGGAACGAGAGGTTGGTGTGGCGTGGGGTGGCCCCGATGACAAGGTGTCGGGGGACGATTCTTGGGTGCACACACCTGAGGATTTAG
- the LOC131016279 gene encoding protein SPIRAL1-like 1 — protein MGRGVSSGGGQSSLDYLFGCGEALKLAVGKAQAASSESSVASKEPSPKPNAAPKPVDVSKQIPAGIHSSTTNNYVRADGQSTCNFITDRPSTKVHAAPGGGSSLGYLFGGGSGSSSN, from the exons ATGGGTCGTGGAGTTAGCAGCGGTGGAGGGCAGAGTTCATTGGATTACTTGTTTGGTTGCGGTGAGGCTCTAAAACTAGCAGTGGGGAAAGCACAAGCTGCATCGAGTGAGAGTAGTGTTGCTAGTAAAGAACCTTCGCCAAAGCCTAATGCCGCTCCTAAGCCAGTAGACGTTAGCAAGCAGATTCCTGCAGGGATTCATAGTAGCACCACCAACAACTACGTCAGAGCAGATGGTCAGAGTACTTGCAATTTTATCACG GATCGACCATCAACTAAGGTTCATGCTGCTCCCGGAGGAGGTTCTTCTTTGGGTTACCTTTTTGGTGGCggcagcggcagcagcagcaactaA
- the LOC131016287 gene encoding uncharacterized protein LOC131016287: MMMNGMVDNNETQDNETQDNESSGNNTSPMSDGEFQDLLDNMPVPQIEKGTSSRRPRGRGSNKRKKKSTSNKGKGRMSLIDEEEDEWEDEDDEEEEEWEE, from the exons ATGATGATGAATGGTATGGTGGACAACAATGAGACTCAAGACAATGAGACTCAAGACAATGAGTCGAGTGGCAACAATACCTCACCCATGAGTGATGGAGAATTCCAAGACCTTCTTGATAATATGCCGGTGCCGCAAATTGAGAAGGGAACTTCAAGTCGTAGGCCTCGTGGCCGTGGAAgtaacaaaagaaagaaaaagagcaCAAGTAACAAAG GTAAAGGTCGTATGAGTTTGATTGACGAGGAGGAGGATGAATGGGAGGATGAGGACGATGAAGAGGAGGAAGAATGGGAGGAATAG
- the LOC131018925 gene encoding uncharacterized protein At4g02000-like, translating to MAGLQIDGEDDELLLEDEITGDSSVAADLCLVGRFLTDQPVNFSLMQSRLASPWAFGNFPLILHHLRRGEFPLKVPLDYLPFWVQIHDLPAGYLTEGIGKILGKFIGTFLEYDSTNSTGVWRQYMRVRVGVRVDEPLKRFKKLKSKEGVTFMVNFKYERLHVFCFLCGRLGHSENFCELMFNEETKSQKRE from the exons ATGGCTGGTCTACAAATCGATGGAGAGGACGATGAACTCCTACTGGAGGACGAGATTACTGGTGACTCTTCTGTTGCGGCAGATCTATGCCTTGTGGGGCGGTTCCTTACAGACCAACCGGTGAATTTCAGTCTGATGCAGAGTCGCCTGGCTA GTCCTTGGGCTTTTGGAAACTTCCCTCTGATTCTCCATCATCTCAGGAGGGGGGAGTTTCCGTTGAAGGTCCCTCTTGATTATTTACCCTTTTGGGTGCAAATTCATGATTTGCCTGCTGGCTATCTGACAGAGGGGATTGGTAAGATACTTGGAAAATTTATTGGTACTTTTTTGGAGTACGATAGCACAAATTCGACGGGGGTTTGGCGGCAATACATGAGGGTGAGAGTAGGAGTGCGAGTTGATGAGCCTCTCAAAAGATTTAAGAAACTGAAGAGTAAAGAGGGAGTCACGTTCATGGTCAATTTCAAATATGAACGTCTGCATGTCTTCTGCTTCCTTTGTGGGCGCCTTGGCCATTCGGAGAATTTTTGTGAATTGATGTTCAATGAGGAAACGAAGAGTCAAAAGAGGGAGTGA
- the LOC131016274 gene encoding ubiquinone biosynthesis protein COQ4 homolog, mitochondrial-like isoform X1 codes for MGRGVSSGGGQSSLGYLFGSGEAPKPVVGKAQAAPSESMVASKEPSPKPNAAPKPVDVSKQIPAGIHSSTTNNYVRADGQSTCNFITILHLQFQSLGTQQIEEEPQRRTYWCASAWLWLEAREMIGGGRVKLKGWQQAAVAVGSAVGALLDPRRADLIAALGETTGKPAFQRVLERMKTSPEGRAVLLERPRVISANVGHAWDLPPNTFGAAYAKFMGSRNFSPDDRPPVRFMETEEIAYVATRAREVHDFWHTLFDLPTNLIGESALKVIEFEQMLLPMCALSVAGGTARFSQSQRNLFYQHYFPWALRAGVRCTDVMCVYYERHFDEDLEEVRRRWGIVPAPPPPLHAA; via the exons ATGGGTCGTGGAGTTAGCAGCGGTGGAGGGCAGAGTTCATTGGGTTACTTGTTTGGTAGCGGTGAGGCTCCAAAACCAGTAGTGGGGAAAGCACAAGCTGCACCGAGTGAGAGTA TGGTTGCTAGTAAAGAACCTTCGCCAAAGCCTAATGCCGCTCCTAAGCCAGTAGACGTTAGCAAGCAGATTCCTGCAGGGATTCATAGTAGCACCACCAACAACTACGTCAGAGCAGATGGTCAGAGTACTTGCAATTTTATCACG ATTTTGCATCTTCAATTCCAAAGTTTGGGGACACAACAGATTGAAGAAGAG CCTCAGCGCCGCACATATTGGTGCGCTTCAGCGTGGCTTTGGCTTGAGGCGCGGGAGATGATAGGGGGTGGTCGAGTGAAACTCAAGGGATGGCAGCAAGCTGCTGTTGCAGTTGGATCAGCTGTTGGAGCGTTGTTGGATCCGCGAAGAGCTGATTTGATAGCTGCTCTTGGGGAGACCACTGGAAAGCCCGCATTTCAAAGGGTTCTTGAGAGAATGAAGACAAGTCCAGAAGGGAGG GCTGTACTACTGGAGCGCCCTCGTGTCATCTCTGCTAACGTAGGGCATGCATGGGACCTTCCGCCAAACACATTTGGTGCGGCATATGCTAAGTTTATGGGATCCAGGAACTTCTCTCCTGATGACAGGCCACCTGTCAGGTTCATGGAAACAGAAGAAATAGCCTATGTTGCAACACGCGCTCGTGAAGTGCACGACTTCTGGCACACCCTGTTTGACCTACCTACCAATTTGATTGGCGAATCAGCATTGAAGGTCATAGAATTTGAGCAAATGCTTCTCCCCATGTGCGCCCTATCGGTTGCAGGGGGGACTGCCCGATTCAGCCAAAGTCAGAGGAATTTGTTCTACCAGCATTACTTCCCTTGGGCTCTCCGTGCAGGCGTGAGATGCACTGATGTGATGTGTGTGTATTATGAGCGCCATTTTGATGAGGACTTGGAAGAAGTTCGTCGGAGATGGGGAATTGTTCCTGCCCCTCCTCCCCCGCTACATGCAGCCTGA
- the LOC131016274 gene encoding ubiquinone biosynthesis protein COQ4 homolog, mitochondrial-like isoform X2, whose amino-acid sequence MIGGGRVKLKGWQQAAVAVGSAVGALLDPRRADLIAALGETTGKPAFQRVLERMKTSPEGRAVLLERPRVISANVGHAWDLPPNTFGAAYAKFMGSRNFSPDDRPPVRFMETEEIAYVATRAREVHDFWHTLFDLPTNLIGESALKVIEFEQMLLPMCALSVAGGTARFSQSQRNLFYQHYFPWALRAGVRCTDVMCVYYERHFDEDLEEVRRRWGIVPAPPPPLHAA is encoded by the exons ATGATAGGGGGTGGTCGAGTGAAACTCAAGGGATGGCAGCAAGCTGCTGTTGCAGTTGGATCAGCTGTTGGAGCGTTGTTGGATCCGCGAAGAGCTGATTTGATAGCTGCTCTTGGGGAGACCACTGGAAAGCCCGCATTTCAAAGGGTTCTTGAGAGAATGAAGACAAGTCCAGAAGGGAGG GCTGTACTACTGGAGCGCCCTCGTGTCATCTCTGCTAACGTAGGGCATGCATGGGACCTTCCGCCAAACACATTTGGTGCGGCATATGCTAAGTTTATGGGATCCAGGAACTTCTCTCCTGATGACAGGCCACCTGTCAGGTTCATGGAAACAGAAGAAATAGCCTATGTTGCAACACGCGCTCGTGAAGTGCACGACTTCTGGCACACCCTGTTTGACCTACCTACCAATTTGATTGGCGAATCAGCATTGAAGGTCATAGAATTTGAGCAAATGCTTCTCCCCATGTGCGCCCTATCGGTTGCAGGGGGGACTGCCCGATTCAGCCAAAGTCAGAGGAATTTGTTCTACCAGCATTACTTCCCTTGGGCTCTCCGTGCAGGCGTGAGATGCACTGATGTGATGTGTGTGTATTATGAGCGCCATTTTGATGAGGACTTGGAAGAAGTTCGTCGGAGATGGGGAATTGTTCCTGCCCCTCCTCCCCCGCTACATGCAGCCTGA
- the LOC131016291 gene encoding non-specific lipid transfer protein GPI-anchored 5-like yields the protein MGSKSCRIWSFLVFAVMVSRGGRGQSAGCSNNMISGLSSCISYLRGNSSRPLPSCCASLANVQQAQPECICPMLTNNGASATLGIAINRTLAMAMPATCKLPTPQCHDDVGNGGAASSPAVSPPSDASSPSPPSTAEAPTSDFDSGSKTVPIPNIDTSDATTSSTYLIFMAAWIIATSHFQY from the exons ATGGGTAGTAAAAGCTGCAGAATTTGGTCATTCCTAGTGTTTGCAGTAATGGTAAGCAGAGGAGGCAGGGGTCAGTCTGCAGGGTGCTCGAACAACATGATAAGCGGCCTATCCTCGTGCATAAGCTACCTGAGAGGGAACTCGTCGCGGCCGTTGCCATCGTGCTGCGCCTCTCTGGCCAACGTCCAGCAGGCGCAGCCCGAGTGCATCTGCCCGATGCTCACCAATAATGGTGCAAGCGCCACTCTCGGCATTGCCATCAACCGGACTCTTGCAATGGCCATGCCCGCCACCTGCAAACTTCCTACTCCTCAATGTCATGATG ATGTTGGTAATGGAGGTGCAGCAAGCTCGCCTGCGGTATCGCCGCCGTCGGACGCCTCCTCCCCGTCCCCGCCTTCAACAGCGGAAGCGCCAACCTCCGATTTCGATTCAG GTTCGAAGACAGTTCCGATTCCGAATATTGATACATCTGATGCGACAACATCATCGACCTACCTTATATTCATGGCTGCTTGGATCATCGCCACGTCtcattttcaatattaa
- the LOC131016290 gene encoding pentatricopeptide repeat-containing protein At4g21190-like, whose amino-acid sequence MLSLRHSLVTINIGLQTVVFGNNRYRCPVECAAKGPRPRYPRVWKTKKRIGTISKSRKFVECIKGLSNVKEEVYGALDSFIAWELEFPLITVKKALKSLENEKQWKRIIQVTKWMLSKGQGRTMGSYYTLLNALAEDGRIEEAEELWQTLFTQNIESMPRMFFERMISIYYQREMHGKMFEIFADMEELGIRPNVPIVTMVGEVFKKLDMLDKYEKLNRKYPPPKWEYRYIKGKRVKIRSKFADNNEANSCDIEASSDAVELHEIAEVCSDNCDDENNLYLPETLTD is encoded by the exons ATGCTAAGTTTGAGGCATTCTCTTGTAACTATCAATATAGGATTGCAGACAGTTGTATTTGGGAATAATCGGTATCGATGTCCGGTG GAATGTGCTGCTAAAGGTCCTCGACCAAGGTACCCTCGCGTATGGAAAACCAAAAAACGGATAGGGACCATTTCAAAGTCCCGAAAGTTTGTCGAATGT ATAAAGGGATTATCAAATGTCAAAGAGGAAGTATATGGGGCTCTTGATTCCTTCATTGCTTGGGAACTAGAATTTCCCTTGATTACTGTGAAGAAAGCTTTAAAAAGTCTTGAAAATGAGAAGCAGTGGAAGAGGATAATTCAG GTGACGAAATGGATGCTAAGCAAAGGACAAGGAAGAACTATGGGAAGCTATTACACTTTGCTAAATGCTTTGGCCGAGGATGGAAGGATTGAGGAGGCTGAAGAACTATGGCAAACATTGTTTACTCAGAACATAGAAAGTATGCCGCGCATGTTCTTTGAGAGGATGATTTCTATCTACTATCAGAGAGAAATGCATGGGAAGATGTTTGAG ATATTTGCTGACATGGAAGAGCTCGGTATCAGGCCAAACGTGCCAATTGTGACAATGGTGGGGGAAGTTTTCAAGAAACTCGACATGCTGGACAAATACGAAAAATTGAACAGGAAGTATCCTCCACCAAAGTGGGAATACCGATATATTAAAGGTAAGCGTGTGAAGATAAGAAGCAAATTTGCCGACAACAATGAGGCAAATAGTTGTGACATAGAAGCTAGTAGTGATGCGGTTGAGCTGCATGAGATTGCAGAGGTTTGTAGTGATAACTGTGATGATGAAAATAACTTGTATCTGCCTGAAACCCTTACAGATTGA